The following is a genomic window from Nomascus leucogenys isolate Asia unplaced genomic scaffold, Asia_NLE_v1 Super-Scaffold_3068, whole genome shotgun sequence.
tttgccatgttgatcagcctggtcttgaactcctgacctcaggtgatccgctcgcctcagcctccccaagtgctgggattacaggtgtgagccaccatgccttgtcCTCCAATATGGTTCTTGCTATACAACTTGATTTTTGCCTCTCTTGTGGTTGAGCCCATGTCTCCACACAGATCCCCCTTTTTAGCTTTCCTGTGCAAGCTgcatgaaggaaagaataaagataatttcACGTGGTTTTATTACGCATCGtcagtccattttttaaaaatcagagtgtAGTCAGTTCCAATTAAGAATCTAGGgcttctatatattttttgttatcaacttctctttagtttttcaaAGGAATCAACTTTTGTGTTCCAGTATGTCAAAGTATAATGAATAAAACTTAGTTgacaaacattaagaaaaattaaatttaatagacACATTTAAATGGTTTACAAATTAGGAgcagtcatttcttcctttcttttttttttttttgacatggagtcttcctctgttgcccaggctggagtgcagtggcgtgatcatggctcactgcaacctccttctcctgggttgaagcaattctcctgcctcagcctcctaaatagctgggattacaggcacacaccacaatcctggctaatttttttgtatttttagtagagatggggtttcaccatattggccaggctggtcttgaactcctgacctcaagtgatctgcctgcctccacctcccaaagtgctgggattacaggcgtgaaccattgcACCCAATGGGGGCAGTCCCTTTCCACAGGTCTTAAGCTCCAGCACAGAACACACTTGTTCTATTCCGTGAAGTATGGCTCAGCTGTATTTCCAATGGATTCATCTTTCTTGCTGATGCTACCTTTTTAGAGAATTATACATGGAGTACTCACGGTAAGCAAAAGTAAAACTACGGAAAAACAGCTCATTAATACATTCTGAGTGTTCACAGAACTGTGGGCAGTGACATTATTTTGTCATTAATTCTTGACAATCACATACACCGTAAACCCACAGGAATTCCAAGAACTAGAGGTCTGAGGACTCTGAATCTTCTGCAAGTTACATATGATTTAAGGGAAAAAGAATCAACCCTGCATACCTTAGAAATGAGGTTACAGTATTGACTTCAAGAATATAAGGCTCCTACTGAGTCTAAAAAGACTTCGTTTCAGCTCTTTTGGAATGCAACCCTGCAGTTTAAGAATAATGGGAGGACAACTTCCACAGGTAacttctacatttattttataccaaAAAAGTTATGTGCAACAAATAAACATTCTTACATATTTACATTTGGTTTTATTTACCGGTTAGCAAAACGGTGCCTTAAATCTCTGATAAAGAGTATTTCTATCTAAATTAAAGGGGAAACCTGCACAGTGAACtccattttaaatgaatgtttacTCTGAAGCTTAAAGCACTAGTAAGAAATATTTCTGATGGAACATACTACACAGATCATACACCTAATACTTAGGCCATGCCTAATACAGTTTTATAACAAAACATTTTACCTTTTCTAGGCAAATTTgtagtaaaaaatatttaaccaagTAGCTGGGGATCCCACCCTTGCCCCTTTTGTTTGATGGAAGGGTAGTTCTCACAATTAGAAACCATAAGTGCTGCCCGAGGGGTCTGAAATGTTTCACCAATGCTTGTGTGTTGGAGGAAAAGACCTGAGGACAGAGATTGCATAATAGGTCATTAGGTCTGTCTCCCCAAATAGGTTACCAGAAATCACCGTGGGTCTCCTTGTTGGCATCTGTCTAATAATGATTTTCAAGAGAAGATCTCCTGCCACTCTTGGTACCAATCTGTTACGAAGTAATTGCTGAAGATAACTCTCTACTTTTGCAGTCTtttcaaaaactaaatgaaaaacttcaacaaatagttttttttttttttttttttttttttttttttttttttgaaacagtgtttcactcctttcccaggctggagtgcaatggtgcaattgggactcactgcaacctccacctacggggttcaagcaattctcctgcctcagcctccggagtagctcgcattacaggtgcctgccaccatgcccagctaatttttgtatttttagtagagagagggttccactatgttggtcaggctggtctcgaacttctgacctcaggtgatccgcccgccttggcctcccaaagtgttgggattacaggtgtgaaccactatgcccagccagcaaatagttttaatttcattttagtcTTGGTCCTCTTTGAATGTAGTCTCTTTGAATGAAAATAGTCAATGCTTTGAACATCATTTGAAAGTAATGAATTTAAGGAGAGGACACATGTCTGAAGGAACAGTGATTCTCGGCACACAGCTAGTTAAACCTGAGTTATTTCACCGGAAATTTACCTTTACTGAGAGCAACTAGCTGTAATGCAAAACCAAATGAAATCCTCCAAATCACCTAGATTCCCTAGAATTTATCATCTAACCCCAATTCCTCTTATTTCTTCAAATGATATTTGTGAACATCAAGTCAATAAATGGCTTCATTTGgaacaaattacttaaaaaaGATGAAGCATGGAATTACTGCTAAAAACAAATGTTTCCCCTCATCTGTCCTTTAACACTGGTGGCTAGTAATGCTGCAGTGTTCAAATATTCAGTCTAAAACAGGCAAAACAATCTTCTAATTTTATAACACTGGTGATTCCCCCCTCTTCTGGGCAGAATAGAAGGTATAGAAGGGAATCTGAATTCTCCAGGGCAAAAAACACCCAATTAACAACCGCCAGGGTTCTGTTACTTACTGAGATACTGGCATTACAATGCTGTTATGACAGACTGTACGTGTTCCTCTCAGTGAGAAAAAGGGTATTAATTCGACTGGGCCATAGGAATGTGGCAAAAATTTTTATACAACTGAAACAGTGGTTTCCCCGAGGcttagaaaagcaaaggaaaaactgGAAGGGTCTGGCTGACCATTTTCCCATGTTTTCTCAGGTAAGAGTTGAAGACATTTGCAAGAATGCAACATCAAGACAAGCTTTAACTATACTCTGTTGATACAAAATAGGATGAAAAACCATTAGATATTGGGACACAAGGAACTTGTTTAGCACAACCGATGTTATGTATACCACAGTTTTAACCATTAGGCCATTTCCACTGGAGCTTAGAAAAAAGAACCAGAGGACTGCCTTGGTAGAGCTGGATGCGCTGCTACAAGATGGCCTCACTGTACAGCGCTCAAACTTGAGGACTTCTTTCTCCATAGACACCAGATGGCCAATCAGTGCTTTCTAGAGTTCTTTAACTACTTCAGAATACAAGAACAGTACATACATACTCCAACAGCCATTGAAAGATTCACATTCATGGGAAAACACAAGTCTTGATGAAATCTTGAGTTAAGCTTTCTTTTAAGAAACTGGATGAAACTGGTGAAAAGTTCATTACAATTTGGACTTGATACGTGCCTCGGGCCAGAAGACCTGCATTGCATTAATTCTGAGTCAGTTGGAAGCTACGGAATTGTTGCTGACTCTACACATTTGAGTTTACAGAGCAGAGCCTGTCCCCTCCCTTCAAAGAGAAGGCAAATAAAGTACTCAAGAGATACTGGTCTCATTgactatttttaacataaaatgatTAATCTGGTTGGAAGCAAAAACATTACTGCTGCTTCTCAACCAGAAGATTAAATGATCACACAGGACCCTTCTGCAGAGTGCAGGTTTTCTACCTGATggtgaagaaaggagggaaggacaCTTCTTCTGCCCAAGGTCAACACACAGAATATTTGGCTTGAGATTTAAGACAGAAGGCACTTTTAACATTCTGATATCAGATGTTAACCATACAAACGTCCTGTCACCATTTCATTTGGGTTTACTTGAATCCCCTTCCAAAATTCTTAACTGCATGTGTGTCATTATGAAAGCAGTGGCGACACAACCAGATTTAGCCTTGAGATGTGTCTACCTGTTGCTATTCTCCCGATGAAGCAAACTGCGCAGCATGTCAGCCCTGAAGGTTACAAATCCAGTATTTGCAGAAAGAAACAATTAGCAAGAACACTGGCTCCCACTCTGGAGCGATGGGGCTTGGACTGGTCTTTTCCATCATAATACTGTTTGAGTGACTGGCACCAACGTTAAGGAAAAATATCTGCATGAAAATTCAACTGGTGGAAGAAACTTTACCTAAAAATGCCatatttggccgggcacagtggcttctgcctgtaatcccagcactctgggaggcggaggtgggtggatcacaaggtcatgagatcgagaccatcctggctaacacgatgaaaccccgtctctactaaaaatacaaaaaaaattagctgggcacggtggcaggtgcctatagtcccagctacttgggaggctgaggcaggagaatggtgtgaacccaggaggcggagcttgcagtgagccgagatagcaccattgcactccagcctgggcgacagagcgagactccgcctcaaaaaaaaagaaaaatgtttatatttccagcttttctccaaataaaaatacccattttcggccaggcgcggtggctcaagcctgtaaatcaagcactttgggaggcctaggcaggtggatcacgaggtcaggagatcgagaccatcctgactaacacgatgagaccctgtctctactaaaaatacaaaaaattagccgggtgcagtggtgggcccctgtagtcccagctacttgggaggccgacacaggagaatggcgtgaacccaggaggcagagcttgcagtgagccaagattgcgccactgcactccagcctgggtgacagagtgagactccatctcaaagaaaaaaaggaaaaatacccaTTTTCCCATCCTTAGTGTCCTGAAGGCCTTGGACTTGAAGGTCTGGCCGCATGACTCATTCTGTAAGGTTAACAATTGGCCCAGTTTTATGACTGAACACAAACCGGACTTGAACGTTCCAATTCAATGACTTCCTTTGAGAAGAGGGAGATGAAAGGGAACCGACCaccctattattatttttttcacccTATTATTTGCTGCACCCACGGTTGCCAGTACTTTTCACAAGATGCTGTGTATAGGCTGTTTTCACTATCTCCTCAGTCAATGCTGAGCTGACAGTTCTTCAGTGCTACACTCCAACTACACTGTACAGTAAGTTCTGCAGAAATGGATCTAATATTTCTACCTTTATTTACAAATATCACATGAATGGATTCTAGTGGAATCTACATGTTTAAATCCATCGGCTAAAAACATTACATATTGTAAACATGGCAATATTTAATACAGTATctattctagaatattttcatgttattatCACATTTGTTATACCTGAAATTGAATTTATACACATTAAAGAATTACTAGCAATGGTTGCTCACGTTACAATTGAGGGCAGGGGGCTAGGGCTACATTTTGTCATTTCAGAAACATCTTCAAAGTAAAGTTAAAGCTTGTCTTTGATTGGCTCAGCTTGTCCTTTTtgtatcaatatttaaaatgaagactGACACAGAAAATAGCGAGGGCCCCTTCTAAtttacaggattttaaaaaatcagtttgagATTCTTAGGGAAAGTGTCTgttgtgaataataataataataataataataataaaaaataaaaacctgcgGCAAAATAAACTGAATGGAAAGACTCTGTCAGGGCAGAGTCTGTCGGGCGTCAGTCCTGCTTGGGCTGCAGCTGCCGCTTCCAGGCCTCGTTCAAGTAAACTAGTCGTTTGTAGTTGATAATGAGAAGAAGGAAGTTCAGCACGTACGTGACGATGCAGATGATGCAGAACTCCTTCAGCACAAAGTACAGAATGTAGGCCAGGTACAGGGACCCCACGACCGACATGATGGAGGACGTCATGAGGATCAAAGCCGCCACAGCGCTTGCTGTCATGCCTGTAAGAGAAGAGATGCGGGCTCAGTCAGGCCTTGGTGCTGGAGAGAGGCTTTCTGAGTGACAAGACTAACACTGTGTGACTTGCTGCAGTGTTTGAATATGGTCTTCCTGCCAACTCTGAAAATGAGAACAGAAATACTGGTCTGTTTTGTTAAAATTACACAGGTTGACTCTGCAGATCAAATGCCAGGTTTTggggtttttgagatggagtctcactctatcgcccaggctggagtgcagtggcacaatcttgactcatgcaacctccacctcctgagtttaagcaatcctcctgcctcagcctcccaggtagccaggattacaggcacgtgccaccatgcctggctaatttttgtatttttagtagcaacgggatttcaccatgttggccaggttggtctccaactcctaacctcaggtgatcctcctgcctcagcctcccaaagcgctgagattacaggcatgggccaccatgcccggccaaatgcCAGTTTTATAGCTGCAATGTTTTTGATTTCTCAATCTTTCTGGTGAAATATTACTAATTTCACAAACTAGCCTAGTTGAAAATACGCACACAAAGAAAACATGCAATCTCAAAATTACATTAAGCAATGAAGCTGACTTGTAACATCAACAGCCCCAAGACACCAAATGAATAAAGGGACATGAGGAGTCTTTTTCTTCTGAGCTGCACACATTTGGTGAGAACCTTCTCTGGACTTTCACTACAGCCTCCCCatctgcagaaagtaaaattttcttttccatgtttagatcAAATTGATTCAAAATCCACAATAAGACGTGACTACACCAACAAGCtgctgaagagagaaaaagaaactcttgATAAACATTTCAGGAAGGGCTCACCCTGGTGGATAAGGGAAACCACATTTTGCCCGTTGGCTGCATGTGGGTCAAATCTGATCAAGAAAAATGGTGGACATGTGTGCTAAATCCAGGCTATCAATACAAAAAGGCATctgaagccaggcgcggtggctcatgcctgtaatcctagcacttttggtggctgaggcaggcagatcatttgaggtcaggagtttgagaccagcctggccaacatggtgaaatcccgtctctactaaaaaataccaaaaaaacaaaaactaaaacaaaaacaaaaaccattagtCGGGCATGGTATTGTACACTTGTAACCTCAGCTACAAGgcaggctgaagcacgagaattgcttgaacccaggaggtggaggttgcagtgggccgagattgcgccactgcactccagcctgggcgacagagcgagactccatctcaacaacaacaacaaaaattaaaaaaggataaaaaaggcACCTGAATTCTGGACTCTATCTTCGcatgtattgtttttaatttcctatttGCAATAGTATGGAgaatatgtgcatttattttcaaGGACAGAGAAGGCAGAGCATGTTAAACTACCCTCCTACCCAGTGACTCATGGATAAGGATAACAGAAACAGGAACAAAATAACAGGTGGGAACAGGTTTAAAGAAGTCAATTAAAGAGACAGATTTTTCTTtgtgtaacattttatatatatatattttttc
Proteins encoded in this region:
- the LOC100601157 gene encoding vitamin K epoxide reductase complex subunit 1-like protein 1, with the translated sequence CSGAISARWGGGFGLLGSIFGKDGVLNQPNSVFGLIFYILQLLLGMTASAVAALILMTSSIMSVVGSLYLAYILYFVLKEFCIICIVTYVLNFLLLIINYKRLVYLNEAWKRQLQPKQD